In Limanda limanda chromosome 21, fLimLim1.1, whole genome shotgun sequence, a genomic segment contains:
- the fdxr gene encoding NADPH:adrenodoxin oxidoreductase, mitochondrial, with protein sequence MSGHRILWSGLKPWTSGRSRWLSPLRGVVSGRGPASFYSSSPKVCIVGGGPAGFYTAQHLIKARQDIEVDVYERLPVPFGLVRFGVAPDHPEVKNVINTFTQTANHSRCSFYGNVNVGTDVSVKELQEAYHAVILSYGAEGNRSLGVPGEDLAGVHSAKDFVGWYNGVPSLRQLSPDLSCETAVILGQGNVALDVARVLLSPIDILKKTDITQPALEALAESHIRRVLIVGRRGPVQVACTIKELREMVNLPGTRPEMVLADFEGITEAPKDLPRPRKRLTELMLKTALETPGEKEQQRRKEASRTWAFRFFRSPVEVLADPQRNRTAGIRLAVNRLEGSGERARAVLTGEVEDVSCGLVINSIGYKSLPIDPSVPFDSHKAIVPNTMGRVQEATGLYCSGWLKTGPTGVIGTTMNNSFDTARSLVEDMESGTLDVSAAKSGSQTISALLEDRGVKPVTFSAWEKINTVEMRRGEAVGKPREKLLTVEEMLEVARA encoded by the exons ATGAGCGGCCACAGGATTCTGTGGTCCGGGCTGAAGCCGTGGACATCCGGAAGGAGCCGGTGGTTGAGTCCGCTTCGTGGTG TTGTAAGTGGGCGTGGACCAGCATCTTTTTACTCCAGCAGCCCGAAGGTGTGTATCGTAGGAGGTGGTCCAGCGGGTTTCTACACAGCACAGCATTTGATCAAG GCTCGTCAAGATATTGAGGTGGACGTTTATGAGCGTCTGCCCGTCCCCTTCGGCCTGGTCCGGTTCGGAGTGGCCCCCGATCATCCTGAAGTCAAG AACGTCATCAACACATTCACGCAGACGGCCAATCATTCACGCTGTAGCTTCTATGGTAACGTCAATGTGGGGACGGATGTGAGTGTTAAGGAGCTGCAGGAAGCCTACCATGCGGTCATACTG AGTTATGGGGCCGAGGGAAACAGGAGTCTGGGGGTCCCAGGAGAGGACTTGGCTGGCGTGCACTCTGCCAAAGACTTTGTGGGCTGGTACAACGGGGTGCCCAGCCTTCGACAG CTGAGTCCAGACCTGAGCTGTGAAACGGCTGTGATTCTGGGTCAAGGTAACGTGGCTCTGGATGTGGCGAGGGTCCTTCTCTCGCCCATTGACATTTTAAAG AAGACTGACATCACCCAGCCCGCCCTGGAGGCCCTGGCAGAGAGCCACATCCGCAGGGTGCTGATTGTTGGCAGAAGAGGACCAGTACAAGTCGCTTGCACAATCAAG GAGCTTAGAGAAATGGTGAACCTGCCGGGCACAAGACCTGAGATGGTGTTGGCTGATTTCGAGGGCATCACAGAGGCTCCTAAAG ATCTGCCGAGGCCCAGGAAGCGTCTGACGGAGCTGATGTTGAAGACGGCCCTGGAGACCCCCggggagaaggagcagcagagacgAAAGGAGGCCTCCCGCACGTGGGCGTTTCGATTCTTCCGGAGCCCTGTGGAGGTCCTGGCCGACCCCCAGCGCAACAGAACAGCTGGCATCCGACTGGCGGTCAACAGGCTGGAG GGTTCAGGAGAAAGGGCCCGTGCAGTGCTCACTGGAGAAGTGGAGGATGTGAGCTGCGGTCTGGTCATCAACAGCATCGGCTACAAAAGTCTTCCCATCGATCCATCAGTGCCGTTTGACTCCCACAAAGCCATCGTCCCGAACACCATGGGCCGCGTCCAAGAGGCTACAG GTTTATATTGTAGTGGCTGGCTGAAAACCGGCCCCACTGGTGTGATAGGCACGACTATGAACAACAGTTTTGACACAGCTCGATCGCTGGTGGAGGACATGGAGTCAGGAACGCTGGATGTGTCGGCTGCCAAGTCTGGTTCCCAAACCATCAGTGCTCT
- the narf gene encoding nuclear prelamin A recognition factor, which produces MSEVNIAQRKEKCENCTKQCNKKQSDEGANSQQEKSDEVNGQMNEGSHVLLSACLSCDGCVSEEETLKISRQSLEELERALALNKKCDASKHKVVAASVCPQSLPFFAAKLGVDINEAAHKLCGFLKSLGVKYVFDTTLAAGFSILESQKEFIQRYRRRHHDAHALPMFTSSCPGWIRYSECVLGSLVTPHICTARSPQQIMGCLVKDYFSKQQKLSPEKVYHVVVAPCFDKKLEAVREEFYNSLLETRDVDCVLTSGEIYYLMEKMKVSVDELDSVPLDQVLGDAGEGALVRHEGRGSEGFLEHVFKHAAKELFGLDVHEITYKSLRNRDFQEVTLERDGEILLQFAAIYGFRNIQTLVHRMKKGRVPYQLVEVLSCPGGCLSGRGQAETDSGGNVDKALVQMMEDTYSSLPVRLPEVNPTLYTLYQEWLQGQDSSQANTLLHTQYRNHTQTHAQPPHMQW; this is translated from the exons ATGTCCGAGGTCAACATCGCACAGCGCAAGGAGAAGTGTGAGAACTGCACCAAACAG TGCAACAAGAAACAGAGTGATGAAGGTGCCAACTCGCAGCAGGAGAAGAGCGATGAAGTCAACGGACAG ATGAATGAAGGCTCCCACGTGTTGCTGAGTGCCTGTCTTTCCTGTGACGGCTGCGTCTCAGAGGAGGAGACCCTCAAGATCTCTCGACAGAGCCTGGAGGAACTGGAGCGTGCTCTCGCACTAAATAAG AAGTGTGACGCGTCGAAGCACAAGGTGGTGGCTGCCTCGGTTTGTCCGCAGTCCCTGCCCTTCTTCGCCGCCAAGCTCGGTGTGGACATCAATGAAGCTGCCCACAAACTCTGTGGCTTCCTCAAGAGCCTGG GAGTAAAGTACGTGTTTGACACCACTCTGGCGGCTGGCTTCAGCATCTTAGAGAGCCAGAAGGAGTTCATTCAGAGGTATCGCAGGAGGCACCACGACGCCCATGCCTTGCCcatgttcacctcctcctgcccaG GGTGGATCCGTTATTCAGAGTGTGTCCTGGGAAGTTTGGTCACCCCTCATATCTGCACAGCCAGGTCTCCTCAGCAGATCATGGGCTGTCTGGTCAAAGACTATTTCTCAAAACAGCAG AAGCTGAGTCCAGAGAAGGTGTACCACGTCGTGGTGGCTCCCTGCTTCGATAAGAAGCTGGAGGCCGTCAGAGAGGAGTTCTACAACAGCCTGCTGGAGACCAGAGACGTGGACTGTGTCCTCACCTCAG GGGAGATCTATTACCTAATGGAGAAGATGAAGGTTTCAGTGGATGAGCTGGACTCTGTTCCACTGGATCAAGT GCTGGGAGACGCAGGAGAGGGGGCGCTGGTGAGGCACGAGGGCCGAGGCTCTGAAGGTTTCCTGGAGCATGTGTTCAAACATGCCGCCAAAGAGCTCTTTGGTCTGGACGTCCATGAGATCACCTACAAGAGCCTCAG GAACCGGGACTTTCAAGAAGTGACCTTGGAGCGAGACGGAGAAATTCTGCTGCAGTTTGCTGCCATCTATGGTTTCAGGAACATCCAGACCCTGGTTCACCGCATGAAGAAGGGACGTGTGCCGTACCAGTTGGTGGAGGTGCTGTCCTGTCCAGGAG GGTGCTTGAGCGGCCGCGGTCAAGCAGAGACCGATTCAGGGGGAAATGTGGACAAAGCCCTGGTCCAGATGATGGAGGACACCTACAGCAGCCTGCCGGTGCGTCTCCCCGAGGTCAACCCCACCCTGTACACCCTGTATCAAGAATGGCTGCAGGGCCAGGACTCCTCACAGGCCAACACGCTGCTGCACACCCAGTACAGAAACCACACTCAGACGCACGCACAGCCACCACACATGCAGTGGTGA
- the LOC133027959 gene encoding cytochrome b-245 chaperone 1 homolog, with protein MGYMTVEEHSSTLLHLKRSPGIRSWSLLVGITSVGLAAAYYSSDSILWKLFYVTGCLFVAMQNMEEWEEALFDKTKNLIELKTISLYASILTLWRKGQEKVVLDLTQLCDICVQEEKVRYLGKGYLLMLRLAAGFSYPLTQNAMLGGRSDVEALAALLKRFVGLEDLQQQRRKNEEEAEVGEEEDFADSSSDSDDEAKEL; from the exons ATGGGATACATGACAGTAGAGGAGCACAGCTCCACTTTGCTCCACCTGAAGAGATCTCCGGGCATTCGTTCATGGTCTCTTCTTGTTG GTATAACATCGGTTGGGTTGGCAGCTGCATACTACAGCTCAG ACAGCATCCTGTGGAAGCTTTTCTATGTGACCGGATGTCTGTTTGTGGCCATGCAGAACatggaggagtgggaggaggcgTTGTTTgacaaaaccaagaatctgaTCGAGCTCAAGACCATCAGCTTGTACGCTTCAATCCTTACGTTGTGGAGGAAAGGCCAAGAGAAAG TTGTGTTGGATCTGACACAGCTCTGTGATATTTGCGTCCAAGAGGAGAAGGTACGGTATCTGGGGAAGGGATACCTGCTGATGCTGCGGCTGGCTGCTGGCTTCTCCTACCCCCTCACACAGAATGCCATGCTGGGGGGACGCAG TGATGTGGAGGCACTGGCTGCATTGCTGAAGCGCTTCGTGGGGCTGGAGGACCTGCAGCAGCAACGCAGAAAGAACGAAGAAGAGGCAGAGGTCGGTGAGGAGGAAGATTTTGCGGACAGCAGCAGTGATTCGGATGATGAAGCTAAAGAACTCTGA